Proteins from a genomic interval of Nitrospirota bacterium:
- a CDS encoding DUF3368 domain-containing protein gives MHEKVIVDTSVLIALEKINLLDILCKIYSEIALPETVINEFGTLTINCYSVKKVKNPLVKLLNSDLNLGRGESEVIALASETGMKALIDDLKARGIAEKLGLKVSGTIGVLLKAESLGLINRAYEKAKELREKGFYVSDELLSDVSNFKNR, from the coding sequence ATGCATGAGAAAGTCATTGTTGACACCTCCGTCCTTATTGCATTAGAGAAAATAAATCTTTTAGATATCTTATGCAAAATTTATAGCGAAATCGCTCTGCCAGAAACTGTTATCAATGAGTTTGGAACTCTTACCATTAACTGTTATTCGGTCAAAAAGGTTAAAAATCCGTTAGTCAAACTACTTAATAGTGATCTAAACTTAGGAAGAGGGGAATCCGAAGTTATAGCACTGGCAAGCGAAACTGGGATGAAAGCTCTAATTGATGATTTAAAGGCTCGCGGAATTGCTGAAAAGTTAGGGCTTAAGGTTAGTGGTACCATAGGGGTTTTGCTTAAAGCAGAAAGCCTGGGTTTGATAAATAGGGCATATGAAAAAGCAAAGGAACTCAGAGAAAAAGGCTTTTATGTTTCTGACGAATTATTAAGTGATGTATCTAATTTTAAAAACCGGTAA
- a CDS encoding UPF0175 family protein — MNVREDEVKLLLAIKLLEEGIVSLGKAAEIANYSEKAFVEILIHKGIPPIKYSKVDLDKELKNA; from the coding sequence ATGAATGTAAGAGAGGATGAAGTAAAATTATTACTTGCGATAAAACTCCTTGAAGAGGGTATAGTCTCGCTGGGGAAAGCTGCTGAAATAGCAAATTACTCTGAAAAGGCTTTTGTGGAGATTCTTATACATAAAGGTATACCGCCAATAAAATATTCGAAGGTTGACCTTGATAAAGAACTAAAGAATGCATGA
- a CDS encoding transporter produces the protein MSRFVVFLFVVALSIFYAASSMAEMPSAEKKEKPAEQILIEKGGVLLPQGTLVLEPSLQYNHYSRNRISISGWYVAEAIVIGEIAVSDVKRDILIANMTARYGITPRFEAELKIPYHYRHDREVKGPGTADVTTRTLDDYGLGDIEGALYYHLITATGSVPDIVFNVRAKSTTGRSPYGLTKDAKNNFTELPTGSGHWGFSGGLTAVKASDPAVFFLSLGYFLNVEKDAGHGYGTIDPGDSVEYALGIAYALSEKLSLSTTYQQRFTKSSRQEGRKVPETNFNAATIFLGTSYALSKNSSLNLSVGFGLTVDAPNVQLTLSVPFRI, from the coding sequence ATGTCCAGATTTGTTGTCTTTTTGTTTGTTGTTGCCCTATCAATCTTTTATGCCGCCAGCTCAATGGCTGAAATGCCTTCTGCTGAAAAAAAAGAAAAACCAGCCGAACAGATACTTATTGAAAAAGGCGGTGTCCTTCTGCCACAAGGCACATTGGTCCTTGAGCCGAGCCTCCAGTACAACCATTATTCAAGGAACAGAATTTCTATATCAGGGTGGTATGTGGCAGAGGCCATTGTAATAGGCGAGATTGCAGTCTCAGATGTCAAGAGGGACATCCTGATAGCCAACATGACTGCCAGATACGGCATAACTCCAAGGTTTGAGGCAGAGCTGAAAATCCCGTATCACTACAGGCACGACAGGGAGGTAAAGGGCCCTGGCACAGCCGACGTAACCACAAGGACTCTCGATGACTATGGCCTCGGGGACATAGAGGGAGCGCTCTACTACCACCTGATAACAGCGACTGGCAGTGTGCCTGACATAGTTTTCAATGTCAGGGCCAAATCCACCACTGGACGGTCTCCCTACGGCCTCACAAAAGACGCTAAGAACAATTTTACAGAACTTCCCACAGGCAGCGGACACTGGGGTTTTTCAGGAGGCCTTACAGCAGTAAAGGCCAGTGACCCAGCGGTCTTTTTCCTGAGTCTCGGCTATTTCTTGAATGTGGAAAAGGATGCGGGCCACGGCTATGGAACTATTGACCCCGGCGACAGTGTTGAGTATGCGCTGGGCATTGCCTATGCCCTGAGTGAGAAGCTTTCGCTCTCCACCACATACCAGCAGAGATTTACGAAAAGCTCACGGCAGGAAGGTCGAAAGGTGCCTGAGACAAACTTTAATGCGGCAACCATCTTCCTGGGCACAAGCTACGCCCTCTCAAAGAACAGCTCTCTTAATCTATCAGTAGGGTTTGGACTTACAGTGGATGCGCCTAATGTGCAGCTAACATTAAGCGTGCCGTTCAGGATATAA